From the Burkholderia ubonensis subsp. mesacidophila genome, the window CGATGGCGTCGATTCTCCCGTTTCGAGACGGCCGCGTCCGCGCCCGGCGCCGCCGCGTGCGTCGCGATGCCATGCGAAGGAGAACGGGAATGAAACGGATGCTGCTCGTCGCCGCGCTGACGATCGGGGCGGCGTTGCCCGCCGCCGCAGAGCTGCCGCAGGTCAGCGGCGGGAAGCTGGTCGACGAGGATCGGATGACGCTGTACACGTTCGATCACGACGCGCCGGGCAAGAGCCGGTGCGACAGCGCATGCACGGCCAACTGGCCGCCGGCGCTCGCCGATGCCTACGACAAGGCGTCGGGCGCATGGAGCCTCGTCAAGCGCGACGACGGCAAGAGCCAATGGGCGTACAAGGGACACCCGCTGTATCGCTGGAAGATGGACGGCAAGCCGGGCGACGCGGGCGGCGACGGGATGGGCGGCATGTGGCACGTTGCGCGGCCGTGACGGCGCGACCCTGCGCGAGGCGTCCGCATGAGCTACGAATCGGACCTGCTGGTGTGGCTGCCGCGCCTGACGCGGTACGCGCGTGCGCTGACCGGCGACCCGGCCTGGGCCGACGACCTCGTGCAGGACACGCTCGAGCGCGCGCTGAACAAGCCGCCGCGCGTCGACGGCAACCTGTGCGCGTGGCTGCTGACGCTGCTGCGTCACCGCTTCATCGACCAGCTGCGCGCGCGGCGCGAGATCGCGGTCGATGACGCGACCGCGCCGTGGCAGACGATGGCCGCGCCCGCGGGCGAGATCAGCGGGCTCTTGCTGCGCGACGTGCAGCGCGCACTGTACCGGCTGCCCGTCGAGCAGCGCGAGGTGCTGCTGCTGGTGGCGCTCGAGGAGTTGAGCTACCAGGAGGCCGCGCAGGTGCTGGCGGTGCCGGTGGGCACCGTGATGTCGCGGCTCGCGCGGGCGCGCGAGCACATGCGCGCGCTGCTGTCGGATGACGCGTCGGCGAGCCAGCCCGCCGCGCTACGGGTGATCAGGAAGGCATGATGGACGATTCGCAAAAGCCCTCGAACGAACGCGACGCGGATGCGTCGGCCCGGCTGCTGTCCGCGCTGCTGGACGGCGAGCTGTCCGGGCCGGAGCGGCGCGAGGTGCTCGAACGCCTGCAGGCGAATCACGAGGATGCCGAACGATTCGCGCATTACCGCGCGCAGCGCGCCGCGCTGCAGGCGCTGTTCCCGCTGCCCGGCGCCGCGCCGGTGCTGTTCGTGCAGCGCCGCGCCTCGTGGCGGCGCGGTGTCGCGGCCGGTCTCGGCGGGCTCGCGGCCGGGCTGCTGCTCGGCCTCGCGCT encodes:
- a CDS encoding COG4315 family predicted lipoprotein, with product MKRMLLVAALTIGAALPAAAELPQVSGGKLVDEDRMTLYTFDHDAPGKSRCDSACTANWPPALADAYDKASGAWSLVKRDDGKSQWAYKGHPLYRWKMDGKPGDAGGDGMGGMWHVARP
- a CDS encoding sigma-70 family RNA polymerase sigma factor; the protein is MSYESDLLVWLPRLTRYARALTGDPAWADDLVQDTLERALNKPPRVDGNLCAWLLTLLRHRFIDQLRARREIAVDDATAPWQTMAAPAGEISGLLLRDVQRALYRLPVEQREVLLLVALEELSYQEAAQVLAVPVGTVMSRLARAREHMRALLSDDASASQPAALRVIRKA